The nucleotide sequence TCCGAACGAAAAACAACATTGGGGGAGAAGACCATGGTGAAGAAGATGATTTTCGGTCTGTCGCTGGCCGTGCTCGGGCTCGGCGCGGCGCTGGCGCAGCAGCCGGCGATCAAGCGCACCTTGCTGAACAAGACCGATTTTCCGGACGGCCATACCATCGTGCAGGCACTCGCTGAGGTTCCCGCCGGCGGTGCTGCAGGCCGGCATACCCACCCCGGCGTGGAGACGGCCTACATCCTGGAAGGCGAGGCCGAGCTTATCGTCGAGGGCCAGCCCGACCGGCACCTGAAGCCTGGAGACTCGTTCCAGATCCCGGCCGGCGTCGTTCATGACGCCAAGGTTCATGGCGACAAGGGCCTGAAGGTGCTCGGCGTCTACGTGGTCGACAAGACCAAGCCGCTGGCCTCGCCGGCGCCCTAACGGCAAGACGAGGCTTTCACCGCGCGGCGACCCGGGGTAACAGGGCCGCCGGGCGGAGCGGTCCGGGTCTGACCGATAACGGCTGCATCAGACGGCCATCGACACCAATGTATGGGAGTACCGATTTCAGATGCGCGGACAGACCAGGCCGATTTCGCTGCACCGCCGTCTGATCATCGATCTGATGCACGCCTCGCGCGACGTGCCGTTCGTGTCGCTGGAGCGCACCCTCCAGCTCGGCCCACTGCTGGAGGCCCGCGCCGCGGCCGATCGCCCGCCCGGCTTCGCGGCGCTGTTCGTCAAGGCGTTCGCTCTGGTCGCTCGCGACGAGCCGGTGCTGCGCACGCTCTATGTCAAATGGCCGTGGCCCTGCTTCTACGAGCTGCCGCGCAGCGTCGCGACCGTGACCATCGCAAGGGTCGAACATGGCGAGGATTGCGT is from Bradyrhizobium sp. ORS 285 and encodes:
- a CDS encoding cupin domain-containing protein gives rise to the protein MVKKMIFGLSLAVLGLGAALAQQPAIKRTLLNKTDFPDGHTIVQALAEVPAGGAAGRHTHPGVETAYILEGEAELIVEGQPDRHLKPGDSFQIPAGVVHDAKVHGDKGLKVLGVYVVDKTKPLASPAP